A part of Octopus sinensis linkage group LG7, ASM634580v1, whole genome shotgun sequence genomic DNA contains:
- the LOC115214408 gene encoding uncharacterized protein LOC115214408, whose protein sequence is MAAPAVDFCKIESRAIKLKQGKGAAESHGEMKEILKDGCSSYSIMNIWVLRFRTGHFEVTGEPRSRRPTFATTEDKADAVHVMILEVHRILAKGIAKTLRISRQRAGYIILDILDTRKLSAKWVPKYLIADQKRIRMTT, encoded by the coding sequence ATGGCAGCTCCTGCAGTTGATTTTTGTAAAATTGAATCGCGAGCGATAAAATTGAAGCAAGGCAAAGGAGCGGCGGAATCCCATGGTGAGATGAAGGAAATCTTGAAAGATGGCTGCTCATCTTACTCCATAATGAATATCTGGGTGTTAAGGTTTCGGACTGGTCATTTCGAAGTCACTGGTGAACCTCGATCAAGACGGCCAACTTTCGCAACCACAGAGGACAAAGCCGACGCTGTGCACGTCATGATTCTCGAGGTCCACCGGATTTTAGCTAAAGGCATAGCTAAGACTCTGAGGATTTCTCGCCAAAGAGCTGGCTACATCATACTCGACATTCTGGACACGAGAAAGCTTTCCGCAAAATGGGTGCCGAAATATCTGATCGCAGATCAGAAGCGCATCAGAATGACGACATAA